The Pseudomonas alkylphenolica genomic sequence ACGGTAATGGTGGTTTCACCCGAGGTTTCGAGCTTCTCGAAATTACCACCGCTGGTGCCGGTGATGCTGTTGGCCAGGTCCAGGTTACTGGTGTGCACGTTGTCCGGTGCGGTGTATTGCACGGTACCGGAGGTGGCATTGACCGGGATGGTGATGCTCTGACCGTTGGCCAGGGTGATCACCAGCGGAGTACCGGTAACCGGGGAACTGACGGTGGCGGTGTAGGTGATCACGCCGCCTTCACCGATGGTGGTCACGTCGGCAGTCAGTTTGACCGTCGAGGTGTCGTAGGTGTCAGCGACGTCGGTAACGGCTGGAGTGGTGTCCACCACCAGGTTCTCGAAGTCACCGCCGTCGGTGCTCTCGATCGTTGCTTCGACCTTGCCAGCGTCGAGGTAGACGTCGTCCGTCGGTGCATCGAAGAGCACGCTGCCCTGGGTTTCGCCTGCCTTGATCTCGATGACCGCCCCGTTGTCCAGGGTGATGGTCATGTCGGTGCCAGCCTTGTTGGTCAAGGTGGCGGTGTAGGTGATCTGGCCGCCTTCCTCAACGTTGCCAGTAGCGCTCAGGGACAGACCGGTCTCGTTCTGAGTGTCCGGGCTATCAGTCACGGTGATGGTGGTTTCACCCGAAGTTTCCAGCTTCTCGAAGTTGCCGCCGGTGGTGCCGGTGATGCTGTTGGTCAGGTCCAGGTTGCTGGTGTGGACGTTATCCGGAGCGGTGTACTGCACGGTACCGGAGGTGGCATTGACCGGGATGGTGATGCTCTGACCGTTGGCCAGGGTGATCACCAGCGGAGTGCCGGTAACCGGGGCGCTGACGGTGGCGGTGTAGGTAATCACACCGCCTTCGCCGATAGTGGTGACGTCGGCAGTCAGTTTGACCGTCGAGGTGTCGTAGGTGTCAGCGACGTCGGTAACGGCTGGAGTGGTGTCCACCACCAGGTTCTCGAAATCACCGCCATCGGTGCTTTCGATGGTCGCTTCAACCGTGTCGGCATCGAGGTAGACGTCGTCGGTTGGCGCGTCGACAGTGACGGTGCCGCTGGTTTCGCCAGCCTTGATCTCGATGACCGCACCGTTGCTCAGGGTCACGGTCATCGCCGTGCCGGCCGGGTTGGTCAGGGTGGCGGTGTAGGTGATCTGGCCGCCTTCCTCGACGTTGCCAGTAGCGGTCAGAGAAAGACCGGTAGACGCCTCGGTATCCGGGCCATCGGTCACGGTGGTCACCGGGTTGCCGGTGGTTTCCAGCTTCTCGTAGTTACCACCGGTAGTGCTGGTGATGCTGTTGGTCAGGTCCGGGTTGGTGGTGTGGACGTTGTCGGGTGCAACGAACTCGACCGAACCGCTGCTTTGGCCAACGGGAATAGTGATCTGCTGACCATTGGCCAGGTTGATGACCAGCGCCGAACCGGTAACCGGTGCAGTCACCGAAGCGGTGTAGGTCACCACGCCGCCTTCAGCGACGCTCGGGGTCGCGGTCAGGGTGACGGTCGAGGTGTTGATGGTGTCGGTCACCTCGGTTACCGCCGGCACTTCGCTGACCACCAGGTTTTCAAAGTTGCCGCCATCGGCCTTGTCGATGGTCACGCCAACACTGCCGGCATCGATGTACACGTCGTCGCCAGGTGCCGCCACGCTGACGCTGCCTTCGGTCTGGCCAGCGGCAATGGTGATCACCGCGCCGTTGCTCAGGGTCACCGTTACCGGGGTGCCGGCCGGGTTGGTCAGGGTCGCGGTGTAGATGATCTGGCCGCCCTCGGCGACGGTACCGGTGGCCGTCAGGCTCAGGCCGGTGTTGTCGAGCGAGTCGGTGATGGTGGTAACGGCCGGGTTCGGGTCCGGCACCAGGTTTTCGAAGTTGCCGCCCGTGGCACCGGTGATGGTAGTGCTGACGCTGCTGCCATTGTTGTAGACGTCGTTCGGTGGCGTCTGGACATCGACGGTGCCGCTGGTCTGGCCCGCGCCGATGGTGATGGTGGTGCCGTTGGACAGGGTGACGGTCACCGGCGTCTGGGCCGGGTTGGTCAGGGTGGCGGTGTAGGTGATCACGCCACCTTCGGTGATGCTTGGGTTCGCGCTCAGGGTGACCGTGGTGGTGTCGACGGTGTCGGTGATCTGGGTAACCGCCGGGGTGGTGTCCGGGGTGATGATCAGGCCGGCGCCACCGCTGGTGCCGGTAATGGTCGCAGAAATCTCGCTGCCATCCACGTACACGGTGTCGTTTGGTGCAATGGTCACGCTGACGCTGCCGGTGGTCTGCCCGGCGCTGATGACGATGACCTGGCCGTTGGACAGGGTCACGGTCAGGTCAGTCAGAGGCGGCTGGCCCAACGTAGCGGTGTAGATGATCACACCACCGGCCTCGGTGATCGACGGCGTGGCGGTCAGGGTCAGGCCGGATTCGCGCGTAGGCGTGGTGGTGTTCGCGTTGTTGGCATCGTCCAGGCCGCCCAGGTCCAGACGGTTGTCATCTGTGGCAAAACCGATAGGGGCAGTCGGGAAACCGATGGTCGGATCAACCGAGCCTGCCGTGGCATCCAGCATGACGAAACTGTGGCCACCACCGGCAGCACCACCAGAGCCTGCAGCCGAAGGGCCGGCCGCAGTGGCTTCCAGTTCGGTGGTCGGGTCGGCACCAGCAGCAATAGCTTGTTGCAATTCTTCAACCGAAGGCGCGGCTTGCGCGGTGGCCGCCGAAAGGTCGGTGCTGCTGTCTGGCGCGTCAGCGCTCCATTGCGTATCGCGGCCCAGATCCAGCGTGCGGCCGTCGGCCAGCTCCAGGGTTACAGCGCCTGCCAGGCCGGTCAGCACCTGCTCGCCAGCAAGCAGGCGGTCACCTTCGATGAGGACGCGCCGAGCCCCTTCCGGGGATACGGCGATGACTTGACCAACAATGCTTTTGACGATGGCAACAACGCTGCTCATTGGACTCTCCGAATACCCGTATCAGTTGGCTTCCATGCCCAGTCGGCGCTGATTTGCCGCATTCCGATGGGTATGTATCAAATGTTATTTTGACGCAAAATCCGTCAAATATTTGTCTATATTTTTTGGCTATTAACTTTATGCCAAACTATTGACCTTCCTGCCGCCATCCTAAACAATCAACACCGTAATGTCACATTGATATTTAAGCGGCTGCCACCCTTCCTACGTACGCTCGAGTACCCCTTCGGAAGTTTCCGACAGAACGTCAAGCTGGTTGCCATTTTCGAATGCAGCAACGTCCTTTTGCTGTGATCTGGGACAAGAGGTCCCTAGGAAAAACGTCTCATGCGCGCGTCATTGTTCACTGCTCTTCCTTTCGCTCTTGCTGCCAGTTTCGCTCAAGCACAAAGCCTGCCTGAAGCCATGCAAAAAGCCCTTGAGGTGCATCCGGAAATCCAGGCCGGGGTCAACAGCCGTATCGCGGCCGACTACCAACTGCGTGCTGCCAAGGGCGGCTATCTGCCGAAGGTCGATGTGTTGGCAGGTTATGGCCGCGAAGGGACCGACAGTCCGAGCACGGGCAACCGTTGGGAAACCCTCAACCGTGGTGAATCCAGCCTGCGTCTGCGGCAAATGGTTTTTGACGGTTTTGCCACTTCCAGCGAAGTAGGGCGTCAACAAGCCACCGTTAACTCGCGCGCGTACTCCTTGCTTGGTGCCTCCGAGCGCACCGCGCTGACTGTCGCCCAGGTTTACCTGGACGTCCTCACCCGTCGCGAAATGGTGCGCCTGGCTGAAGACAACCTGCGCAGCCACGAACGCATCTACGACCAGATCAAGCTGCGTACCGCCCGCGGCGTGGGGCGTCTGGCTGACCTCGATCAGGCCGAAGCGCGTCTGGCCCAGGCCCGTAACAACCTGATTACCGAGCAGACCAACCTGGCTGACGCCAAGACCAACTACCTGAGCGTGGTTGGCCAGATGCCGGACGAGCTGAGCGCTCCTGCGCCGTTTATCGACCTGCTGCCAGCCAACCTCGACGAAGCCCGGCAACAGATGGTCGAAAGCAGCCCGATCCTGCGTTCGGCGGAGTCCGATATCGCGGCGGCGGAAAAACAATACGAGGCGGCAAAGTCTACGTTCTATCCACGTTTCGATGCAGAACTCGGACGGACGGCCGATAACGATATCGATGGCATGAACGGCCACAACAACGAATGGCAGGCTATGCTGCGTATGAGCTTCAACCTGTATAACGGTGGGAGCAACAAGGCCGATCTGGAATCCAAGTCGTACCAGACCAACCAGGCGCTGGACATTCGTAACAATGCCTTGCGCCAGCTCAATGAAGAACTAGGCCTGGCATGGAATGCTATGGATAACGCCAACGCGCAATTGCCTATTGCCCAGCAATACGTCGACTACAGCAACAACGTGCGCAGCGCTTACCAGAAGCAATTCAGCCTGGGCGAGCGGACGTTGCTCGACTTGCTCGATAGTGAGAACGAGCTCTTCACCGCTCAGCGTCGCCTGGCCGAGGTGAAGAACAGCCAAGTGTTTACTCAGTATCGAATCAAGGCGACCATTGGCCAACTGCTCAAGAGCCAGGGCGTAGTTGCGCCGATGGCCTCCGTTGTGCAAAACGATATGAAACCGAAGGTCAGCCTGCCGGGCATGAACTGAGGTTCACCTTAATCTCCAACCGCAATCATCAAGAGAAACCGCGTGGAATCAGAAGTCAGTCGAGTCCAACTCAGCCATGATCCACGCAGTCAGCACGATGATCCGTTGCTGGACAGCCTGCTGTCCCTCTGCGTGTTGCACCAGAAGCCCGCCAGCCGGGCAATGCTGACCACCGGTCTGCCGTTGCCGGCCCAGCGCCTGAGCCCGGAGCTGCTGCCGCGTGCGGCGGCCCGTGCCGGTCTGCAGGGGCGTTTGTTGCAACGCAAGCTGGAGCAGATCCCGGGCATCGCCATGCCGGCGATGCTGCTGCTCAAGGACGGTCGCAGCACGGTGCTGCTCGGTTGGGAGAATGACGACACCGCGCGGCTGTTGCTCAGCGAGAGCGACGGCGGCGAGGTGCATGTCAGTCGCGAGGCGTTGCAGAGTGACTACAGCGGGCGGGTGTTCTTCGCCCAGCCGCAGCACAAGTTCGACGTCAACCACGGCAACCTGATTCCCCGCGCACGCTCGTGGTTCCGCGACACGCTCAAGCG encodes the following:
- a CDS encoding TolC family outer membrane protein, with amino-acid sequence MRASLFTALPFALAASFAQAQSLPEAMQKALEVHPEIQAGVNSRIAADYQLRAAKGGYLPKVDVLAGYGREGTDSPSTGNRWETLNRGESSLRLRQMVFDGFATSSEVGRQQATVNSRAYSLLGASERTALTVAQVYLDVLTRREMVRLAEDNLRSHERIYDQIKLRTARGVGRLADLDQAEARLAQARNNLITEQTNLADAKTNYLSVVGQMPDELSAPAPFIDLLPANLDEARQQMVESSPILRSAESDIAAAEKQYEAAKSTFYPRFDAELGRTADNDIDGMNGHNNEWQAMLRMSFNLYNGGSNKADLESKSYQTNQALDIRNNALRQLNEELGLAWNAMDNANAQLPIAQQYVDYSNNVRSAYQKQFSLGERTLLDLLDSENELFTAQRRLAEVKNSQVFTQYRIKATIGQLLKSQGVVAPMASVVQNDMKPKVSLPGMN